The Populus trichocarpa isolate Nisqually-1 chromosome 2, P.trichocarpa_v4.1, whole genome shotgun sequence genome has a window encoding:
- the LOC7463148 gene encoding mitochondrial protein import protein MAS5, translated as MVDHPDILGIPTGALISVQKKQAFNFKEFCKACLSIVTRWHRFKRKSSPTSPGEEELEAKFEAISHGPEELGYDTEDEKTMNGIHSLRYNADNMRGDNPSSPRGFFKHKSMDGCFPNISSPLSRTGSRKSPSLKPPFLKRNMSRRSTDSHHGSSASLSRNASRNSTSNIMFSNSTGKMKPPAIERPLECTLDELCYGCMKKIKITRDVITNTGQIIQEEEILTIKVKPGWKKGTKITFEGMGNERPGSCPADIIFVIAEKRHSLFRREGEDLEIGVEIPLVKALTGCQISIPLLGGKKTSLLIDDIIYPGYERIIEGQGMPNTKEQGKRGSLKVVFLVEFPTELTDEQRSDILSILQDSS; from the exons atGGTAGATCATCCTGACATTCTAGGCATACCAACAGGTGCCCTCATTTCTGTGCAGAAAAAGCAAGCTTtcaattttaaagaattttgcAAAGCCTGTCTATCAATAGTCACCAGATGGCATCGCTTTAAGAGAAAATCATCTCCAACAtctccaggggaagaagaattAGAAGCAAAATTTGAAGCCATCAGCCACGGTCCTGAG GAACTTGGTTACGATACAGAAGACGAAAAGACGATGAATGGAATCCACAGTTTAAGATACAATGCTGATAATATGCGAGGTGACAATCCTTCGAGTCCAAGAGGATTCTTCAAACATAAAAGCATGGATGGCTGTTTTCCTAATATATCTTCTCCTCTGTCAAGAACTGGAAGCCGAAAGAGCCCTTCTCTGAAACCTCCTTTTCTAAAGAGAAACATGAGCAGGAGAAGTACCGATTCTCATCATGGCTCCTCTGCATCTCTCTCGAGAAATGCAAGCCGGAATAGCACCAGCAACATCATGTTTTCAAACTCAACGGGAAAGATGAAACCTCCGGCTATTGAAAGGCCTCTCGAATGCACGCTTGATGAGTTATGTTATGGATGCATGAAAAAGATCAAGATAACAAGAGATGTCATTACAAACACAGG GCAGATAattcaagaagaagaaatattaacaataaaagtGAAGCCGGGATGGAAAAAGGGAACGAAGATCACATTCGAAGGAATGGGAAATGAGAGACCTGGCAGTTGCCCAGCTGATATAATTTTCGTGATTGCTGAGAAACGACATTCTTTGTTTAGAAGGGAAGGAGAAGATCTGGAAATAGGAGTAGAAATTCCACTAGTGAAGGCCCTAACTGGCTGCCAAATCTCAATCCCTTTGTTGGGCGGTAAGAAAACGAGTTTGTTGATCGATGATATCATTTACCCTGGCTATGAAAGGATCATAGAAGGTCAAGGCATGCCAAACACAAAAGAGCAAGGAAAGAGAGGAAGTTTGAAAGTTGTTTTCCTAGTAGAATTCCCGACAGAACTGACAGATGAACAGCGGTCAGATATTCTTAGTATTCTACAGGATTCTTCTTGA